One window from the genome of [Clostridium] celerecrescens 18A encodes:
- a CDS encoding PTS sugar transporter subunit IIA → MIGIIITGHGAFATGISSAVELLTGHQDFIIPVDFKGEHSEEQLKEHLRAAFDRLQDCEQILVLCDILGGSPFKNAVMLSIGDERIKVLYGTNLGMTVELAMRCMMGQIPEADILADEIIEIGKTQIGKYKYEPVEASEDFEEGI, encoded by the coding sequence ATGATTGGAATCATTATTACAGGCCACGGAGCATTTGCAACCGGAATTTCAAGCGCTGTAGAGCTTCTAACCGGCCATCAGGATTTTATAATACCAGTCGATTTTAAGGGGGAACACAGCGAGGAACAGTTAAAGGAGCATTTAAGGGCCGCCTTCGACCGCTTACAGGACTGTGAACAAATCCTCGTTCTATGCGATATTCTGGGAGGCTCCCCTTTTAAAAATGCAGTGATGTTAAGCATCGGGGATGAGCGGATAAAGGTCCTTTACGGAACGAACCTGGGCATGACCGTTGAACTGGCAATGCGCTGCATGATGGGCCAGATACCGGAAGCAGACATACTGGCAGATGAAATTATTGAAATAGGAAAAACTCAGATCGGAAAATACAAATATGAACCGGTAGAAGCGTCTGAGGACTTTGAGGAAGGAATTTGA
- a CDS encoding GntR family transcriptional regulator: protein MKFEFIQIDKYSPVPLYEQLKSCLIKAIRSGTLIPGQKLPTEDELCRKFGISRPVVRQAYGELNKLGLLERKRGSGSFVRANTDRGIFLMQLVSYREELAMIGMKPGTDLKKKEIIPYHARVYEKLRLDPKQHCLHLERMRYADKRPFTFIENFVPMDLFPGIEAHDYGTESLYHIMKDVYGIYPAKAVRSIRAEIIDPVQAHLFHIEKDSPVHMLESIAYDQYERPIDYSIETYPGNTHRFDFVVYRD, encoded by the coding sequence ATGAAGTTTGAATTTATACAAATTGATAAATATAGTCCTGTTCCATTGTATGAACAGTTAAAGAGCTGCCTGATTAAGGCGATCCGAAGCGGAACCCTGATCCCGGGACAAAAGCTGCCCACAGAGGATGAGCTATGCCGCAAATTCGGCATTTCCCGCCCTGTCGTCCGACAGGCCTACGGAGAACTGAATAAGCTTGGACTGCTGGAAAGGAAGCGGGGCTCCGGAAGCTTCGTGAGAGCAAATACAGACCGGGGAATATTTTTGATGCAGCTTGTCAGCTACCGGGAAGAGCTGGCCATGATCGGCATGAAGCCTGGAACCGATTTAAAGAAAAAAGAAATCATCCCATATCATGCCCGGGTTTACGAAAAACTGCGATTGGATCCCAAACAGCACTGCCTTCATCTGGAGCGCATGCGTTATGCGGACAAACGTCCTTTTACTTTCATAGAAAATTTTGTTCCCATGGATCTTTTTCCGGGAATTGAAGCCCATGATTATGGAACAGAATCACTTTATCACATCATGAAGGATGTATATGGAATCTATCCGGCTAAGGCGGTCCGATCCATACGGGCGGAAATCATTGATCCGGTACAGGCCCACCTGTTTCACATAGAGAAAGACTCTCCGGTTCACATGCTGGAAAGCATCGCCTACGACCAGTACGAACGTCCCATCGATTACAGCATTGAAACCTATCCCGGCAATACTCACCGATTCGACTTTGTCGTTTACAGAGATTAA
- a CDS encoding PTS system mannose/fructose/sorbose family transporter subunit IID, producing the protein MKVSRNKLTKKDINQMSLLSILEQSCFSFERMQAPGFCLGLLPGLKKIYGDQKEEISDAMKNNMDFINTEPHMATFLQGLVLSLEENGQDRSLIKGIKTGLFGPLAGLGDAIFWFTLLPISAAICCSLASGGSVLGPILYIAIWFLGAISRLWFGRMGYNMGVGAVDLISSNASAITKAAGILGMMVVGGLIPSYVSLHFAETLVAPGGVSIQAIFDSIMPNILPLGFVFTLYWLFKKKHVNTLMLIILIILVSIVLSFFKIM; encoded by the coding sequence ATGAAGGTATCTAGAAATAAATTGACAAAAAAAGATATTAATCAGATGAGCCTGCTTTCCATATTAGAACAGTCCTGCTTCAGCTTTGAGCGCATGCAGGCTCCCGGCTTCTGCCTCGGACTGCTTCCCGGATTAAAGAAGATTTACGGGGACCAGAAGGAAGAGATCTCAGATGCCATGAAAAACAACATGGACTTTATCAATACCGAGCCCCATATGGCAACCTTCCTTCAGGGTCTTGTCCTCTCCCTGGAAGAAAACGGACAGGACAGATCGTTGATCAAGGGAATTAAAACCGGTTTATTCGGCCCACTGGCAGGACTGGGAGACGCCATCTTCTGGTTTACCTTACTTCCCATTTCAGCAGCTATCTGCTGTTCTCTTGCCAGCGGCGGATCAGTACTTGGTCCTATCCTTTATATAGCCATCTGGTTTTTAGGAGCTATATCAAGACTGTGGTTTGGGCGCATGGGATATAACATGGGTGTGGGAGCCGTTGATTTAATCAGTTCCAATGCCAGCGCCATTACAAAGGCTGCAGGCATTCTGGGCATGATGGTAGTAGGCGGTCTGATCCCAAGCTACGTATCCCTTCATTTTGCAGAAACGCTGGTAGCTCCCGGCGGCGTATCCATACAGGCAATCTTCGATTCCATTATGCCGAACATACTGCCTTTGGGGTTTGTATTCACCCTTTACTGGCTGTTTAAGAAAAAACATGTTAATACGCTGATGCTGATCATTCTTATCATTCTTGTATCAATCGTATTGTCTTTCTTTAAAATCATGTAA
- a CDS encoding PTS mannose/fructose/sorbose/N-acetylgalactosamine transporter subunit IIC, producing MQITLIQGILLALLAFICACDACWEAFFWFRPIVVAFFAGIILGDVQVGLAAGAVAELSYLGLLTVGGTVPPDPLMAGMMTTVIAFTTGQSAETALGLSLPFALLAQWVGIVCNTTFAGFLRPLDHACENADTKKFTQIVLLGVAIKAGIYALITFLSAFALQTQIAGFVNMFPEWLIHGFEISGGLLPAVGLTLLLVVMLKKQNVAYLFIGFLMMTFLKLGNILPVAIAGIAVAFIGYLNDETIRKNAVTVGGADDEGI from the coding sequence ATGCAAATTACTTTAATCCAGGGGATTTTGCTGGCTTTACTGGCCTTTATCTGTGCCTGTGACGCCTGCTGGGAAGCCTTTTTCTGGTTCCGTCCCATCGTTGTCGCCTTCTTCGCCGGAATAATCCTGGGTGATGTTCAGGTAGGCCTGGCTGCGGGCGCCGTTGCAGAGCTTTCTTATCTGGGACTGCTGACCGTAGGCGGTACCGTTCCGCCTGATCCCCTGATGGCAGGCATGATGACAACAGTCATCGCATTCACGACTGGCCAGAGCGCAGAAACAGCTCTGGGACTCTCATTGCCCTTCGCTTTGCTGGCACAGTGGGTCGGAATTGTCTGCAATACTACTTTTGCAGGTTTTTTACGTCCCCTGGATCACGCATGTGAGAACGCAGACACGAAGAAATTTACACAGATCGTTCTTCTTGGAGTTGCAATTAAAGCCGGAATCTACGCATTGATCACATTTCTTTCTGCTTTTGCATTACAGACCCAGATCGCAGGATTTGTAAACATGTTCCCGGAATGGCTGATCCACGGATTCGAAATTTCCGGCGGCCTGCTCCCTGCAGTCGGTCTTACCCTGCTCCTTGTTGTCATGCTTAAGAAGCAGAACGTGGCATATCTTTTTATAGGCTTCTTAATGATGACATTCTTGAAACTGGGCAATATCCTTCCGGTAGCTATCGCAGGAATCGCTGTTGCATTCATCGGTTATCTTAATGATGAAACGATCAGAAAGAACGCCGTAACTGTAGGAGGTGCTGACGATGAAGGTATCTAG
- the agaB gene encoding PTS galactosamine transporter subunit IIB: protein MPNILLTRIDNRLVHGQVGCSWVGAIGCNLIVVADDEAAGDPVQQSLMKMTADSTGVGIRFFTLQKTIEVIHKAAPSQKIFIVVRNPRSARALVEGGVPIDKLCIGNMHVAPGKKVSNEPHVYLDEQDLEDLRLIRGKGIDVYIQIAPGDKKHDFEVK, encoded by the coding sequence ATGCCCAACATTCTATTAACAAGGATCGATAACCGGCTGGTACATGGTCAGGTGGGATGCTCCTGGGTGGGAGCCATCGGATGTAATCTGATCGTAGTCGCAGACGATGAGGCTGCGGGTGATCCGGTCCAGCAATCTCTGATGAAGATGACCGCCGATTCCACCGGCGTGGGGATCCGATTCTTTACACTTCAAAAAACAATTGAAGTCATCCATAAAGCAGCGCCAAGCCAGAAGATATTTATAGTAGTAAGAAATCCACGGTCTGCAAGAGCCCTGGTTGAGGGAGGAGTTCCCATCGATAAGCTCTGCATCGGTAACATGCATGTAGCTCCGGGAAAGAAGGTATCAAACGAGCCTCATGTGTATCTGGATGAACAGGACTTAGAGGATTTGAGATTGATTCGGGGAAAAGGCATCGATGTGTATATCCAGATCGCTCCCGGAGATAAAAAGCATGATTTTGAGGTGAAGTAA
- a CDS encoding SIS domain-containing protein — translation MNEKIKETMMTYVKESPEVMLNIIKNRKELTAPLIAEYEKGNYKTVWIVASGSSYNGSYCARQFMRYYLKSEVKIISPFTFLSSEHDFTDRDFVFVVSQSGYSTNSIDALKMIRGQGRTSIGITGSISSDMKDYADVLIDYGVGVETVGYVTKGVTSFALFLMLFTLEAAVRKGLMAEEEAESVCRDMEKAARIHETVQIETMKFYEDHYKEFTSMENAYVCGLGANYGTALEGALKLGETVKIPSVAYESEEFLHGPNLQMTPGYTVFLIDGGNCSSRIQTIFKACREVTDRSFLITNQPGYTGEGILNLPVELPELLTPLCFLPFFQILAYQATTALNRWKQHPLLKKMKDTAACKTENYENQDEDD, via the coding sequence ATGAATGAAAAAATAAAAGAAACAATGATGACGTATGTGAAAGAGTCTCCTGAGGTAATGCTTAATATTATTAAAAACCGGAAGGAACTGACAGCTCCGCTGATCGCAGAATATGAAAAGGGAAATTACAAAACCGTCTGGATTGTGGCTTCCGGGTCCTCCTATAATGGTTCGTACTGCGCACGCCAGTTTATGAGGTATTACTTAAAATCTGAAGTTAAGATCATATCCCCCTTCACCTTTCTTAGCAGTGAACATGATTTTACGGACAGGGATTTTGTTTTTGTCGTTTCCCAGAGTGGGTATAGTACCAATTCCATTGATGCGCTTAAGATGATCCGCGGGCAGGGACGCACCTCAATCGGAATTACAGGAAGTATCTCCAGTGATATGAAAGATTATGCGGATGTGCTGATCGATTATGGGGTTGGAGTGGAAACCGTAGGCTATGTGACAAAGGGTGTAACCTCGTTTGCCTTGTTTCTCATGCTGTTTACTCTTGAAGCTGCCGTTAGAAAAGGACTGATGGCGGAGGAAGAGGCAGAATCAGTATGCCGGGATATGGAGAAGGCAGCCCGGATTCATGAGACGGTGCAAATAGAAACCATGAAATTCTATGAAGATCATTATAAAGAATTTACCTCCATGGAAAATGCTTATGTGTGCGGATTAGGCGCTAATTACGGCACAGCACTGGAAGGCGCATTAAAGTTAGGTGAGACGGTAAAGATCCCTTCTGTAGCTTATGAGTCTGAGGAATTTCTGCATGGTCCTAATCTTCAGATGACTCCCGGTTATACGGTATTTCTCATTGACGGAGGAAACTGCAGCAGCCGGATCCAGACCATTTTTAAAGCCTGCCGGGAGGTAACTGACCGGTCGTTTTTAATAACCAATCAGCCTGGGTACACCGGAGAAGGGATTTTAAACCTTCCGGTGGAGCTGCCGGAGCTTTTAACCCCCTTATGCTTCCTGCCGTTTTTCCAGATCCTTGCATATCAGGCAACCACAGCACTAAACCGCTGGAAGCAGCATCCTCTGTTAAAGAAGATGAAAGATACTGCCGCATGCAAAACGGAAAACTATGAGAATCAGGATGAGGATGATTGA
- the deoC gene encoding deoxyribose-phosphate aldolase, translating into MGNMKISQKELAAYFDHTQLRAFASHQDFVTLCEESMEYGFKMVAINPAQVVRCRKLLKGSSVHVGAAVGFPLGQTTIEDKMNETKTAILNGSDEIDYVINITELKEKNYSFIEKEMAEITEICRKNKVISKVIFENCYLTDQEKEELCRIALNVHPDYIKTSTGFGTGGATFEDVALMKRMVGDEIKIKAAGGVRTLDTALQMIELGVSRIGSTASVFIVEELKKRM; encoded by the coding sequence ATGGGGAATATGAAGATCAGCCAGAAAGAACTGGCCGCTTATTTTGACCACACGCAGTTAAGAGCCTTTGCATCCCATCAGGATTTTGTAACTCTCTGCGAGGAGAGCATGGAATATGGCTTTAAGATGGTAGCCATCAACCCGGCGCAGGTGGTCCGCTGCCGGAAGCTTTTGAAAGGCAGCTCTGTCCATGTGGGCGCAGCGGTGGGATTTCCGTTAGGGCAGACAACCATAGAAGATAAGATGAATGAAACAAAGACTGCCATTTTAAACGGATCTGATGAGATCGATTACGTGATTAATATTACGGAACTAAAAGAGAAAAATTACAGCTTCATAGAAAAGGAAATGGCAGAGATAACGGAAATCTGCAGAAAAAACAAGGTGATTTCAAAGGTGATTTTTGAAAACTGCTATCTTACAGACCAGGAGAAAGAGGAATTGTGCCGGATCGCGTTGAATGTGCATCCGGATTATATTAAGACCTCCACCGGATTTGGAACTGGCGGGGCGACCTTTGAAGATGTGGCACTGATGAAGCGAATGGTAGGAGATGAAATTAAGATAAAGGCGGCAGGAGGTGTAAGGACCCTGGATACTGCTCTTCAGATGATAGAGCTTGGAGTCAGCAGAATCGGTTCTACAGCAAGTGTTTTTATCGTGGAAGAGCTTAAGAAACGTATGTAG
- a CDS encoding YhgE/Pip domain-containing protein has translation MVHVKNIFKIFAGDIKRIAFNPVAVIIALGLTLIPALYAWFNIAASWDPYANTKGLKVAVVNLDKGASIDDIFDTDIDDSSINIGEMILDELRKNEQIGWQFVNKEEAIDGVESGKYYAAVIVPEDFSQKISSVLTSNIERPVLEYYVNEKKNAIATKITGKGVESVQQQINETFINSTSKVAGKALNKYSTNWDTDKETDRDDAVSTLTDVKTDLNQLVDTITMLQSTLRTVNSLNGGMKGTLPDVSKMIDSGGQTAESAKTLIDSSRGFSDTMTGGIRDTLDNINQVEESVYESFQVIGKLTDTSADGALDALKATENLVTGSINQCNSVNKVLGTINQKLPIPLKDITTLQQKLSDTVKQQQELVRKLQAAQQTVKQTKRLPDTMEKDIGDTLDGVTNSISDVLNFYTGKVELPLKDSLDKTYDALGTTAGALDSIGGMVGQIDTTLDSVTASSQSLIEALDSAVSLMNRSQERVDDMIDNVNKLADNEKLNKIMDIMKNDPDQLSDFMKMPTDMVTNKIYPVETYGSAMAPFYTILAIWVGGLILVALVKTKVEESRSKGLKLYETYFGRYLTFMLFGIAQALVVALGDLYMLKIQCLYPGKFVLAAVAASIIFTNIIYSMTVSFGDVGKAIVVVFMVIQVAGSGGTFPIQVTPRFFQMVNPLLPFTHLINAMRECVGGTYGNDYWIDIRNVLVYIPISLLVGIVLRKKVLKLNEFFEEKLSQTGIM, from the coding sequence ATGGTTCATGTTAAAAACATATTTAAAATTTTTGCCGGTGATATTAAACGCATTGCGTTTAATCCGGTAGCAGTCATTATTGCTCTGGGGCTTACACTGATCCCAGCTTTATATGCATGGTTTAACATCGCTGCAAGCTGGGACCCTTATGCCAATACAAAGGGACTTAAGGTTGCGGTTGTCAACCTGGATAAGGGGGCTTCTATTGACGATATATTTGACACGGATATTGATGATTCTTCCATTAATATTGGTGAAATGATTCTTGATGAACTTAGAAAAAATGAACAGATAGGCTGGCAGTTCGTCAATAAGGAAGAAGCAATCGATGGAGTGGAATCCGGGAAATATTATGCGGCAGTTATCGTTCCCGAGGATTTCAGCCAGAAAATATCAAGTGTCCTTACCTCTAACATTGAGCGCCCGGTGCTTGAATATTATGTAAATGAGAAGAAAAACGCCATTGCCACAAAGATCACCGGCAAAGGGGTGGAGAGCGTACAGCAGCAAATTAATGAAACCTTTATTAATTCTACCTCAAAGGTGGCTGGGAAGGCCTTAAACAAATATTCAACCAACTGGGATACTGACAAGGAAACGGACAGAGACGATGCCGTCAGCACTCTTACGGATGTAAAAACAGATTTGAATCAGCTGGTGGATACCATTACCATGCTTCAGTCCACTCTCCGCACCGTCAACAGCTTAAATGGCGGTATGAAGGGGACTCTCCCGGATGTGAGCAAAATGATCGATTCCGGCGGACAAACGGCTGAAAGTGCAAAAACCCTGATCGATTCCTCCAGAGGATTCTCTGATACAATGACAGGAGGTATTAGAGATACCCTGGATAATATTAACCAGGTAGAAGAATCCGTGTATGAGTCCTTTCAGGTGATCGGCAAGCTGACGGACACATCCGCTGACGGAGCACTGGATGCATTAAAAGCCACGGAAAATCTGGTCACAGGAAGCATCAATCAATGCAACAGCGTAAACAAGGTTTTAGGGACAATTAACCAGAAGCTGCCCATTCCATTAAAAGATATTACAACTCTTCAGCAGAAGCTTTCAGATACCGTTAAACAGCAGCAGGAACTGGTCCGGAAGCTGCAGGCTGCACAGCAGACTGTAAAACAGACAAAACGGCTGCCGGATACCATGGAGAAGGATATTGGAGACACTCTTGACGGGGTCACCAACTCCATATCAGACGTACTTAACTTTTACACCGGTAAGGTGGAGCTTCCTTTAAAAGACAGTCTGGATAAGACCTATGATGCCCTGGGTACTACTGCGGGAGCTTTAGACAGCATTGGAGGCATGGTAGGGCAGATCGATACCACCCTTGACAGCGTAACAGCCTCATCCCAGAGCCTGATCGAGGCTTTAGACAGTGCCGTCAGCCTGATGAACAGGAGTCAGGAGCGGGTGGATGATATGATCGACAACGTGAACAAGCTGGCGGATAATGAGAAGCTAAATAAGATCATGGACATCATGAAGAATGACCCGGATCAGCTCAGTGATTTTATGAAGATGCCTACGGATATGGTTACCAACAAAATCTACCCGGTAGAAACTTATGGTTCCGCCATGGCTCCGTTTTATACCATTCTGGCCATCTGGGTGGGAGGACTCATTTTGGTGGCTTTGGTAAAGACTAAGGTAGAAGAGAGCAGATCGAAAGGGCTTAAGCTGTATGAAACCTATTTTGGAAGGTATCTCACCTTTATGCTGTTTGGAATCGCCCAGGCGCTTGTGGTGGCTTTGGGAGATTTGTATATGTTAAAGATCCAGTGCCTTTATCCGGGAAAATTTGTGCTGGCAGCAGTGGCAGCCAGTATCATATTCACCAATATCATTTATTCCATGACGGTTTCCTTTGGGGACGTGGGCAAAGCGATCGTGGTAGTCTTTATGGTCATTCAGGTGGCAGGCTCCGGCGGCACGTTTCCCATACAGGTAACTCCCCGGTTTTTCCAGATGGTAAACCCATTGCTTCCATTTACTCATCTCATCAATGCTATGAGAGAGTGTGTAGGAGGTACTTACGGGAATGATTATTGGATAGATATACGAAATGTGCTGGTCTATATTCCTATATCACTGTTGGTTGGAATCGTATTGCGGAAGAAGGTGTTAAAACTGAATGAATTTTTTGAAGAAAAACTCAGCCAAACAGGGATCATGTAA
- the trxA gene encoding thioredoxin: MAVLTLTQENFQTEVTDNSGIVVVDFWATWCGPCKMFAPVIDEIAEGNLPGVKVGKVDVDQQPDLAGQFRVMSIPTLVLFKDGKAAVTSVGVKSKKEVLDMIEKLR, translated from the coding sequence ATGGCAGTTTTAACATTAACACAGGAGAATTTTCAAACTGAAGTGACAGATAACAGCGGCATTGTGGTGGTGGATTTTTGGGCGACCTGGTGCGGTCCGTGTAAGATGTTTGCACCGGTGATAGACGAAATTGCTGAAGGGAATCTTCCCGGCGTTAAGGTAGGCAAGGTGGATGTTGACCAGCAGCCGGACTTAGCAGGGCAGTTTAGGGTTATGAGCATTCCGACCCTTGTACTCTTTAAGGATGGTAAGGCGGCAGTTACTTCCGTAGGAGTGAAATCCAAGAAAGAAGTTCTGGATATGATTGAGAAATTAAGATAA
- a CDS encoding MerR family transcriptional regulator gives MKEKKLYSIGEVSKICNISTKALRFYDKIGIISPDMICKENSYRYYNKESLLTVPVVKYYKQMGFKLEEMQGLVEGNTYYYLEQNFRNKIDQLCLQEQQIHNSYIAVKDWYELIQEAKLVLLNDVHDVAVKYIQPATYCGMEQDFDYNYMESIINIEWTNHLEQEENEITGPVILKFDSFEEKMAGKCSRTRIMQQAIHPCRNCLNRQVFGGFMAASVYHIGKHETIDEEYEKILKWAAKRGYKCGKESFERYVVDYWTTRSREEFVSEIIVPIYRE, from the coding sequence ATGAAAGAAAAAAAATTATACTCAATTGGGGAAGTGAGTAAGATCTGCAACATTTCTACAAAAGCTTTGAGGTTTTATGATAAAATCGGTATCATATCTCCGGATATGATCTGCAAGGAAAACAGCTACCGGTATTATAACAAAGAGTCGCTTCTGACTGTCCCGGTGGTGAAATACTACAAGCAAATGGGATTTAAACTGGAAGAGATGCAGGGACTGGTCGAAGGAAATACTTATTATTACCTGGAACAGAATTTCCGGAACAAGATTGACCAGTTATGTCTTCAGGAGCAGCAGATCCATAACAGCTATATTGCGGTTAAGGACTGGTATGAGCTGATACAGGAAGCCAAACTGGTGCTCCTGAATGATGTTCATGATGTTGCCGTAAAATATATACAGCCGGCGACCTATTGCGGCATGGAGCAGGACTTTGACTACAATTACATGGAATCCATTATCAATATAGAATGGACCAATCACTTAGAGCAAGAAGAGAATGAAATCACAGGACCGGTGATTTTAAAATTTGATTCATTTGAGGAAAAGATGGCAGGCAAATGCAGCCGCACCAGAATCATGCAGCAGGCCATTCATCCATGCAGGAACTGTTTGAACCGCCAGGTCTTTGGAGGATTTATGGCTGCGTCGGTTTATCATATCGGAAAGCATGAAACGATTGATGAAGAATATGAGAAAATACTTAAATGGGCGGCAAAAAGGGGCTATAAGTGCGGGAAAGAAAGCTTTGAACGGTATGTGGTCGATTACTGGACCACCAGAAGCCGGGAGGAGTTTGTTTCAGAGATCATTGTTCCGATATACAGAGAATAA
- a CDS encoding DMT family transporter — protein MTEARKKFKAIGVTTGLISGLMYGLYTTFVLIAGYYKPLAGAVGLFAAPYVTSGLNDLFAGIWLTAYNVKTGRIREIGRSLRLFPGKIILIGSLVGGPIASGAYLMGLAMAGAYAIPISAMYILFGALFARIFLKQKIVPRVGIGMVICVVGAIVINWVKPEGSTNFTLGIICAFVAAIGWALEGVFAAYGSAMLDTDVVINIRQLLSGIVDLVVILPMVGGMGLLKDTLFSMPPVMWLLVSGLCAAISYLCWYKSNSTIGCAMGMSLNITYAFWGVLFCILFLKQPLTPTIIIGSIIIILGAVLVSVDPFELLIKKEEVSNEI, from the coding sequence ATGACGGAAGCACGAAAAAAATTTAAAGCAATTGGCGTTACAACAGGCTTGATATCAGGTCTTATGTATGGGTTATATACCACATTCGTTTTGATCGCCGGTTATTACAAGCCTCTAGCCGGAGCGGTTGGGTTGTTTGCTGCTCCCTATGTAACCTCGGGCCTGAATGATTTGTTTGCAGGCATCTGGCTGACCGCTTATAACGTAAAGACCGGAAGAATCCGGGAAATCGGAAGAAGCTTACGCCTGTTCCCGGGAAAAATCATTCTTATCGGCTCTCTGGTTGGCGGACCCATAGCAAGTGGAGCATACCTCATGGGACTCGCCATGGCAGGAGCTTATGCAATACCGATTTCCGCCATGTACATACTCTTTGGAGCATTGTTTGCAAGGATTTTCCTAAAGCAGAAAATCGTGCCGAGAGTTGGCATTGGAATGGTGATCTGTGTGGTTGGAGCAATAGTCATCAACTGGGTAAAGCCGGAAGGCAGCACTAATTTTACCCTTGGGATCATCTGCGCGTTTGTTGCAGCCATCGGCTGGGCTTTGGAAGGTGTATTCGCAGCTTACGGAAGTGCTATGCTGGATACCGATGTGGTAATCAACATACGCCAGCTATTATCCGGTATTGTGGATTTGGTTGTTATTTTGCCGATGGTGGGAGGCATGGGACTTTTAAAAGACACCCTGTTCTCAATGCCGCCGGTTATGTGGCTGCTGGTTTCCGGACTTTGCGCCGCAATATCCTATTTGTGCTGGTATAAATCCAACAGTACAATAGGCTGCGCTATGGGAATGTCACTGAATATTACCTACGCGTTCTGGGGAGTGCTGTTTTGTATCCTGTTTTTAAAACAGCCATTGACCCCGACTATCATCATTGGTTCCATTATAATCATTTTGGGCGCGGTTTTAGTTTCCGTAGATCCATTTGAATTGCTCATAAAAAAGGAGGAAGTAAGCAATGAAATTTGA
- the eutM gene encoding ethanolamine utilization microcompartment protein EutM → MKFDALGMIETKGLIGSIEAADAMVKAANVTLVGKEFVGGGLVTIMVRGDVGAVKAATDAGAAAAQRVGELVSVHVIPRPHAEVETILPKEKKECK, encoded by the coding sequence ATGAAATTTGATGCATTAGGAATGATCGAGACAAAGGGCCTGATCGGTTCAATCGAAGCTGCAGATGCAATGGTAAAGGCAGCAAACGTTACTCTGGTAGGAAAAGAATTTGTCGGCGGCGGTCTTGTTACCATTATGGTAAGAGGTGATGTCGGTGCGGTAAAGGCAGCGACCGATGCAGGTGCGGCTGCAGCCCAGAGAGTTGGAGAACTGGTTTCCGTTCACGTAATTCCTCGTCCTCACGCTGAGGTTGAAACCATTCTTCCGAAAGAGAAAAAGGAGTGTAAATAA